A window from Pseudomonas frederiksbergensis encodes these proteins:
- the pabB gene encoding aminodeoxychorismate synthase component I: MKILLIDNFDSFTQNIAQYLYEVTGICADVVKNTLPYNELGIENYDAVVLSPGPGHPGQEGDFGVCGDVILRSPVPLLGICLGHQGIAQFLGGTVGYAPNPVHGYRSRITHSGKGLFRDLPEQFDVVRYHSLMCTSLPAELQCTAWTSEGVVMAIEHITRPVWGVQFHPESIDSEYGHALLSNFIRMALEHNVSVRAHLESDTECTSSKDAYVAVGGMLNMQLNYREFSECTGPLTVFSTLYADDRFAFWLDSEKSERPNARYSIIGSGVAQGAIRLEYDVNDECLKLEGPKGKKSIKGDFFTLIAQIFEAVQVATPQYLPFVFKGGFVGYLGYELKALAGGRKIYRSIYPDASFMFAPHFFVFDHHEDKAYECLMTATGDALEWPSLPDFLHRNDEPVGHCSSFIPGAVDQLKLSLEDGPDEYISKINQSLKYITDGESYEICLTNRAKVAYSGAPLSAYWRMRQASPVPYGAYLSFAGFSVLSASPETFLRIDDSGLIESRPIKGTRPRSNQIAEDQVLRDELRSSAKDRAENLMIVDLVRHDLNQVCRPGSVHVPEIFSVESFSSVHQLVSTVRGHLRSDISTIEAIRACFPGGSMTGAPKKRTMEIIDVLESSARGVYSGALGWLSFSGGAELSIVIRTAVLQGNEAKFGIGGAIVAHSDPQQELEETLVKASVPFYSFVAGSES, encoded by the coding sequence ATGAAAATATTACTGATTGATAACTTTGATTCCTTCACCCAGAACATCGCTCAGTATTTGTATGAGGTGACAGGTATTTGCGCGGATGTAGTCAAAAATACCCTTCCGTACAACGAATTGGGTATCGAAAATTATGACGCTGTAGTGCTGTCGCCCGGTCCAGGGCACCCTGGGCAGGAGGGAGATTTCGGTGTGTGCGGTGACGTCATCCTCCGTTCTCCTGTCCCGTTGCTTGGTATTTGTCTAGGGCATCAAGGCATCGCTCAATTTCTTGGGGGGACGGTGGGATATGCTCCCAACCCTGTGCATGGCTACCGCAGTCGGATTACTCATTCAGGCAAAGGGCTCTTTCGAGATCTGCCAGAACAGTTCGATGTGGTCAGATACCATTCGTTGATGTGTACAAGCCTACCAGCAGAGCTCCAATGTACGGCCTGGACGTCTGAAGGTGTGGTCATGGCAATCGAACACATCACCAGACCGGTTTGGGGTGTCCAGTTCCATCCCGAATCCATCGATTCAGAATATGGCCATGCGTTATTGAGCAACTTCATACGCATGGCGCTGGAACACAACGTCAGTGTCAGAGCTCACTTAGAGTCCGACACGGAATGTACGTCGTCAAAAGATGCATATGTCGCAGTAGGGGGGATGCTGAATATGCAGCTTAACTACCGCGAATTTTCCGAATGCACCGGTCCACTAACAGTATTTTCAACGCTCTATGCAGATGATCGCTTTGCTTTTTGGCTAGACAGCGAGAAGTCAGAAAGACCTAATGCCCGCTACTCGATCATAGGTAGTGGGGTGGCGCAAGGAGCGATAAGGCTTGAGTACGATGTCAACGATGAGTGCCTGAAACTTGAGGGCCCCAAGGGCAAAAAAAGCATCAAAGGAGACTTTTTTACACTGATTGCACAAATCTTCGAAGCTGTGCAGGTGGCAACCCCTCAGTACTTGCCGTTTGTTTTCAAGGGCGGTTTTGTTGGCTACCTCGGTTACGAATTGAAAGCACTGGCGGGTGGACGCAAAATTTACCGTTCGATTTATCCGGATGCTTCATTCATGTTTGCGCCGCATTTCTTTGTCTTTGATCATCATGAAGACAAGGCCTATGAATGCCTGATGACTGCGACAGGCGATGCTTTGGAATGGCCATCCTTACCTGATTTTCTCCATCGTAATGATGAGCCAGTTGGTCATTGCAGTTCGTTTATTCCAGGTGCCGTAGATCAGCTGAAGCTCTCGCTTGAGGACGGGCCAGATGAGTACATCAGTAAGATCAATCAATCTCTTAAGTACATCACCGATGGGGAGTCTTACGAGATCTGCCTGACCAATAGGGCAAAAGTGGCTTACAGCGGTGCGCCTTTGAGTGCTTATTGGCGAATGCGTCAGGCTAGCCCCGTACCCTACGGTGCCTACCTCTCGTTTGCAGGATTTTCTGTATTGAGCGCTTCGCCCGAAACCTTTCTCAGAATCGATGACAGCGGATTGATCGAGTCCAGACCAATAAAGGGAACCAGGCCGCGTAGTAATCAAATTGCAGAGGACCAAGTACTGCGGGATGAGCTACGTAGCTCGGCCAAGGACAGGGCCGAGAACCTAATGATTGTAGATTTGGTGCGCCATGATTTGAATCAAGTGTGCCGTCCAGGGAGCGTTCATGTTCCTGAGATTTTCTCAGTGGAAAGCTTTTCCTCGGTCCACCAGCTTGTCTCAACAGTTCGTGGGCACCTTCGCTCGGATATTTCAACGATCGAAGCTATTCGAGCCTGCTTCCCAGGTGGCTCAATGACGGGAGCTCCGAAGAAACGCACGATGGAAATTATTGACGTATTGGAGTCCTCTGCCCGTGGTGTCTATTCAGGCGCATTAGGATGGTTATCTTTCAGTGGTGGAGCGGAGCTGAGTATTGTCATCCGAACAGCAGTGCTCCAGGGTAACGAGGCGAAATTTGGAATTGGTGGCGCGATTGTTGCGCACTCCGATCCACAGCAAGAGCTTGAAGAAACGTTGGTCAAGGCTAGCGTGCCTTTTTACAGTTTTGTCGCAGGGAGCGAATCATGA
- a CDS encoding MFS transporter, protein MSLISETAQYRAKTKQWSALSVLMLPVLLVTVDNTVLGFALPKIAEALSPTASQQLWMIDAYSLVLAGLLVSMGSLGDRIGHRKLLLVGSLGFVIVSVLTAYSHTAMQLIAGRACMGIFGAMLMPSTLALIRSVFLDREERRVAVAIWATTLTVGSALGPLVGGVLLEFFSWEAIFLLAIPVLVPLLVLGPVLLPESDKDSSGPLDPLSILQSMVALSAIVYGIKHSASNGLDWMALTALVLGLVAGWLFVHRQLRLPVPLMDLSLFRSGTFSGSVLINLMSLAFLVGFVFFTTQFLQIVLQMSPLNASFALVPGQIMAIVVGMAVVPVARRVPVHVLVPILMAFAGAAFLLVASIGSSLTVLVVAFALLNIGVGAIATVSNDVILSAAPPEKAGAASAISETAYEVGVVLGTTVLGGLVTAYYRGALQLPGFLSEVQTMLASETLSGAHHVAVQLSQDQAQALMTQAGSAFEGGINLVSWVTSGLALMAILIAWRALRIPGTKLAEGQ, encoded by the coding sequence ATGTCGTTAATAAGTGAGACCGCGCAATACAGAGCAAAAACAAAACAATGGTCAGCCCTAAGCGTGCTGATGCTGCCAGTACTACTGGTAACCGTAGACAATACGGTGCTTGGATTCGCTTTACCAAAGATTGCCGAGGCCCTGAGTCCGACCGCCAGTCAACAGCTATGGATGATCGATGCCTATTCGCTGGTATTGGCGGGTTTGCTGGTGTCGATGGGTAGTCTGGGCGATCGGATCGGTCATCGAAAGTTGTTATTGGTCGGGTCTTTGGGTTTTGTCATTGTTTCGGTGCTGACGGCCTATTCCCATACGGCCATGCAACTGATTGCCGGACGAGCGTGCATGGGGATTTTCGGGGCGATGTTGATGCCTTCTACTTTGGCATTGATACGTTCGGTGTTTCTGGATCGAGAGGAGCGCAGGGTGGCTGTCGCGATCTGGGCAACAACGCTGACGGTAGGTTCAGCGCTCGGTCCTTTGGTCGGTGGGGTTTTGCTGGAGTTTTTCAGCTGGGAGGCGATTTTCCTGTTGGCGATACCCGTATTGGTGCCGTTGTTGGTATTGGGACCGGTGTTGTTGCCCGAATCCGATAAAGACAGTTCAGGGCCACTGGATCCGCTAAGTATCCTGCAATCGATGGTTGCCCTCAGTGCCATCGTTTACGGCATCAAGCACAGCGCCAGTAATGGGCTCGACTGGATGGCGCTGACAGCATTGGTATTAGGCTTGGTTGCTGGATGGTTGTTTGTACATCGGCAGTTACGTCTGCCTGTGCCGCTGATGGACCTGAGTCTGTTTCGAAGTGGCACCTTTAGCGGCTCCGTACTGATCAATCTGATGAGCCTCGCGTTCCTCGTCGGCTTTGTGTTCTTCACCACTCAGTTCTTACAGATCGTTCTTCAGATGTCACCGTTGAATGCCAGCTTTGCGTTAGTGCCTGGTCAGATCATGGCGATCGTCGTGGGAATGGCCGTCGTGCCTGTTGCGCGGCGAGTACCGGTGCATGTGCTGGTGCCGATCCTGATGGCGTTTGCCGGGGCGGCGTTTTTGTTGGTCGCCAGCATTGGCAGCAGCCTGACCGTTCTGGTGGTGGCTTTTGCCTTGCTGAACATTGGCGTGGGCGCGATCGCGACAGTATCCAACGATGTGATTTTGTCGGCTGCACCGCCGGAAAAGGCGGGTGCGGCGTCGGCCATTAGTGAAACAGCCTATGAGGTGGGTGTGGTTTTGGGGACGACGGTGCTCGGTGGTCTCGTCACGGCCTACTATCGCGGTGCATTGCAGCTGCCGGGCTTTTTGAGCGAGGTACAGACGATGCTGGCGAGTGAGACGCTATCGGGCGCTCACCATGTAGCGGTGCAGTTGTCGCAAGATCAAGCTCAAGCGCTGATGACGCAGGCGGGAAGTGCCTTCGAGGGTGGAATTAATCTGGTGTCGTGGGTGACGTCCGGCTTGGCACTCATGGCGATTTTAATTGCCTGGCGCGCTTTGCGGATACCAGGGACGAAGCTTGCTGAAGGGCAGTAA
- the yghX gene encoding YghX family hydrolase: MARLTAKDFAPELLELYDYYAHGKINRREFLDRAALFTLGSLTASALLAALSPNYALAEQVEFTDPDIVAEYITYPSPKGNGQVRGYLVRPAKATGKVPAVVVVHENRGLNPYIEDVARRVAKAGFIALAPDGLTSVGGYPGNDDKGRELQATVDPEKLMNDFFAAIEWLIKHDASSGKVGITGFCYGGGVANAAAVAYPELGAAVSFYGRQPEAKDVARIKAPVMLHYGELDTRINEGWPAYEKALKAAGKTYEAYIYPGANHGFHNDSTPRYDEAAAKLAWDRTLGWFRRYLA, encoded by the coding sequence ATGGCCCGTCTCACTGCCAAAGACTTTGCTCCGGAACTGCTCGAACTGTACGACTACTACGCCCACGGCAAGATCAACCGGCGTGAGTTTCTGGATCGGGCGGCATTGTTCACCTTGGGTAGCTTGACCGCCAGCGCGCTGCTCGCCGCCCTGAGCCCGAATTATGCGCTCGCCGAGCAGGTTGAATTTACCGACCCGGACATCGTTGCCGAGTACATCACCTATCCATCCCCCAAGGGCAACGGCCAGGTCCGTGGCTATCTGGTGCGCCCGGCGAAAGCCACCGGCAAGGTGCCAGCGGTGGTGGTCGTGCATGAAAATCGCGGGCTCAACCCGTATATCGAAGACGTCGCGCGGCGTGTGGCCAAGGCAGGCTTCATCGCCCTCGCCCCGGATGGCCTGACCTCGGTGGGCGGCTATCCCGGCAACGATGACAAAGGCCGGGAGTTGCAGGCGACCGTCGACCCGGAAAAGCTCATGAACGACTTTTTCGCCGCCATCGAGTGGTTGATCAAGCATGACGCGAGCAGCGGAAAAGTCGGTATCACCGGGTTCTGCTACGGCGGTGGTGTCGCCAATGCCGCGGCCGTGGCTTATCCGGAACTGGGGGCTGCCGTGTCCTTTTATGGTCGCCAGCCAGAAGCCAAGGATGTCGCCCGAATCAAGGCGCCAGTGATGCTGCACTACGGTGAACTGGATACACGCATCAACGAAGGCTGGCCCGCCTATGAAAAGGCACTGAAAGCCGCGGGCAAGACCTATGAAGCGTACATCTACCCCGGCGCCAACCACGGTTTTCATAATGACTCCACGCCTCGATACGATGAGGCCGCAGCCAAGCTGGCCTGGGACCGGACGCTGGGGTGGTTTCGGCGGTACCTGGCTTGA
- a CDS encoding aminotransferase class I/II-fold pyridoxal phosphate-dependent enzyme has protein sequence MDVQTKQDWMSIRRGNTTGALAKAYEEGLTGFTVASRVGKHITLQDGGTFTEFVSCSYLGLETHSALIEAAHQAMETSGLHLSSSRSAMRPSYLPQLEELLAQIYRGCGVAVFTSTSSVHLGVLPLLGSGSLSGYPVKKRIHWLMDKTAHASMQVLRGVLEQFGPVSRVESTSQESMTTALKVCTDKGETPVLLIDGIGSMSGLVPIAELSRQLESARGYLYVDDAHGISIVGRHGAGYAFSAVDHSLPANIILAGSLSKAFGGAGGFVVVSDPRDVEVIRTLANPLIFGHSIMVPMLAANVAAVKIHLSEEIDMLQRRLWENVALLDSLTDNQLLNAGIQSPVRGAFFDTEEAGLQAARTLRDQGMLLFPVFYPIIAKGKAMLRFAISADHSCKDIKLLGTALGVMTSRGLWTPAINERDHA, from the coding sequence ATGGATGTGCAAACCAAACAAGACTGGATGAGCATTCGTCGCGGCAACACCACCGGTGCACTGGCGAAGGCTTACGAGGAAGGGCTTACAGGTTTTACCGTTGCGAGTCGTGTGGGTAAGCACATTACCTTGCAGGACGGAGGTACATTCACAGAGTTTGTTTCCTGTTCGTACTTGGGCTTGGAAACCCACTCTGCATTGATCGAAGCCGCACACCAGGCTATGGAAACTTCCGGACTGCACCTGTCGTCTTCTCGAAGCGCAATGCGCCCAAGTTACCTGCCTCAACTGGAAGAGTTGCTTGCTCAGATTTACAGAGGTTGCGGCGTTGCGGTGTTTACTTCTACCAGCAGTGTCCATTTAGGTGTTTTACCGTTGCTGGGGAGTGGTTCGTTGAGTGGGTATCCGGTCAAAAAACGAATCCACTGGCTGATGGACAAAACCGCCCATGCTTCAATGCAGGTACTTAGGGGGGTTTTGGAGCAGTTCGGACCTGTTTCTAGAGTTGAGTCCACCAGCCAAGAATCAATGACTACAGCGCTGAAAGTTTGCACCGACAAAGGTGAAACTCCTGTGCTCTTGATCGATGGAATCGGTTCGATGAGTGGTCTTGTACCCATCGCCGAGCTATCTCGGCAGCTAGAATCGGCACGGGGATACCTATACGTAGACGATGCTCATGGTATTTCGATCGTCGGACGTCATGGTGCGGGATATGCCTTTTCAGCGGTGGATCACTCATTACCTGCAAATATTATTCTGGCAGGGTCTCTCTCCAAGGCATTTGGTGGCGCGGGTGGTTTTGTCGTAGTTTCAGATCCACGGGATGTTGAAGTTATCCGAACCCTGGCCAATCCGCTGATATTTGGTCATTCCATTATGGTGCCTATGTTGGCGGCAAACGTAGCCGCGGTGAAAATCCATCTCAGTGAAGAGATCGATATGCTGCAACGGCGACTTTGGGAAAATGTCGCCCTTTTAGATTCCCTCACCGACAACCAGTTGCTCAATGCAGGTATTCAGTCACCTGTCAGAGGAGCCTTCTTTGACACAGAGGAAGCCGGCTTGCAGGCCGCGAGAACCCTGCGTGACCAAGGCATGCTGCTCTTTCCGGTGTTTTACCCAATCATTGCCAAAGGCAAAGCGATGCTGCGTTTTGCAATTTCAGCAGACCACAGTTGCAAAGACATTAAGTTATTGGGGACTGCTCTAGGGGTGATGACGAGCAGGGGATTATGGACGCCGGCTATCAATGAGCGGGATCACGCCTGA
- a CDS encoding NAD(P)/FAD-dependent oxidoreductase: MEFDVIVVGAGAVGGSIAYELSTRGLNVCRVGETDRTNAASRAAGAMNGCFGEVTSGLLASDFGRLKLDMDRQAQHLWSSWAERLAISSGDSSSLFTAIGTHVLLNTAGMDEVDSVNYDTIERTLREYGEPFEIVDPRKIEWLKPNHLVRPLRGLYIPNEHSVNSHLLLEKLDAAFTSEGGALKNENALRVLAEGGGVTGIELCNGETLWAKKVVIAAGVQSLDLLSDFDELVKKIPPLFSGYGVSILVKMPEGIELPSSVIRTPNRAFACGLHCVPRGDGVLYLGATNIISEQPKQQALISDVQFLLDCAVDQLNLDLHGAEIISIQVGNRPIPADGFPLIGECGIEGLWLATGTYRDGLHQSPLLARYIANCLTDIETPDLDLSPFKPVRAPLSGFARENTVRETVQQMFATGYEYRWDIKPYWFPLLDEGLSRNYEQLINDLHPSFTPPPELVAFSYLYKSILKRLSQYYKEWS, from the coding sequence ATGGAGTTCGACGTCATTGTTGTAGGTGCAGGAGCAGTTGGTGGGTCAATCGCATATGAGTTGTCCACGCGTGGTTTAAATGTCTGCCGAGTTGGTGAGACTGATCGTACAAATGCAGCGTCAAGGGCTGCCGGCGCGATGAATGGATGTTTCGGGGAGGTAACAAGCGGCCTACTGGCAAGTGATTTTGGTCGATTGAAACTAGACATGGACCGACAAGCTCAACACCTGTGGTCAAGTTGGGCGGAGCGCTTGGCAATTTCTTCAGGTGATTCCAGTTCGCTGTTTACCGCGATTGGGACCCATGTGCTGCTCAACACCGCCGGCATGGATGAGGTGGATAGCGTTAACTACGACACCATCGAGAGAACCCTTCGTGAGTATGGTGAGCCGTTCGAAATTGTTGATCCACGCAAAATTGAGTGGCTGAAACCTAACCATCTGGTTCGCCCTTTGCGTGGGCTGTACATACCAAACGAGCACTCCGTGAATTCTCATCTTTTGCTGGAGAAGCTGGATGCTGCATTTACCTCCGAGGGCGGCGCTCTGAAAAATGAGAACGCCCTGCGTGTGTTGGCTGAGGGTGGGGGAGTCACCGGCATTGAGTTATGCAATGGAGAGACTCTATGGGCTAAAAAGGTTGTGATTGCAGCAGGCGTTCAATCTTTAGACCTGCTTAGTGATTTCGACGAACTCGTAAAGAAAATTCCACCGTTGTTCAGTGGATATGGCGTTTCAATTCTCGTGAAAATGCCAGAAGGGATTGAGTTGCCGAGTTCTGTCATACGGACTCCAAATCGTGCTTTTGCGTGCGGCTTGCACTGTGTCCCTCGTGGGGACGGCGTCCTGTATCTGGGAGCCACTAATATAATTTCCGAGCAGCCTAAACAGCAGGCTCTCATATCGGATGTTCAGTTTTTGCTTGACTGTGCTGTTGATCAGTTAAACTTGGACCTTCACGGAGCTGAAATCATTTCCATACAAGTTGGCAACAGACCAATACCGGCAGACGGTTTTCCATTGATTGGCGAGTGCGGTATCGAAGGTCTTTGGCTCGCAACAGGCACCTATCGAGACGGCCTGCACCAATCACCATTGTTGGCGCGGTATATAGCTAATTGCTTGACCGATATAGAGACTCCCGATCTAGATCTGAGCCCTTTCAAACCTGTACGTGCTCCGCTATCTGGCTTTGCCCGCGAGAATACGGTCAGGGAAACGGTACAGCAGATGTTTGCCACAGGATATGAGTATCGTTGGGATATAAAACCTTACTGGTTTCCTTTGCTGGATGAAGGTCTGTCGCGCAATTATGAACAACTTATAAATGACTTGCATCCGTCGTTTACGCCTCCTCCGGAATTGGTCGCATTCTCCTATCTGTATAAGTCAATTTTGAAAAGACTTTCGCAGTATTACAAGGAGTGGTCATGA
- a CDS encoding prephenate dehydrogenase dimerization domain-containing protein, which produces MMSDTVVVLGGAGLVGSLISRILMQYGYDVRVVDRRPSEQESGFYEVDVTSPFSNTGHIFQGAVAVVFALPENVAIRAIPWVVGSVSNDVVFIPTCSVQEPFYRALKNASSKQPFVGVNPMFSPKLSVQGRTVAICLEDGDSPSTFIEQHLMGAGMKIKRMTPVAHDELMALCQALPHAAILGFGLALARSSLDLESALEVMPPPMRTMMALLSRVLVNPPEVYWDIQLENDQANRQRAALAEGMERLMSNVSNQNFDEFRRDLQGVSDALGSRLNPGAVDCQHVFSLLN; this is translated from the coding sequence ATGATGAGCGACACGGTTGTCGTGTTGGGGGGAGCGGGTTTGGTTGGCTCATTGATCAGCCGCATTCTTATGCAATATGGATACGATGTCCGGGTGGTGGATCGCAGGCCTTCCGAACAGGAAAGTGGCTTCTATGAAGTTGATGTCACAAGTCCGTTCAGCAATACCGGGCACATCTTCCAAGGGGCCGTGGCAGTGGTCTTTGCGTTGCCCGAAAACGTGGCTATCCGGGCAATACCCTGGGTTGTTGGCTCCGTTTCGAATGATGTTGTATTCATACCGACTTGTTCTGTTCAGGAGCCTTTTTACAGAGCATTGAAGAATGCTTCGTCGAAGCAGCCTTTCGTCGGCGTCAATCCGATGTTTTCACCCAAGCTCTCCGTTCAGGGACGCACCGTCGCAATTTGTCTGGAAGATGGCGACTCGCCTTCGACTTTCATCGAACAGCACTTGATGGGCGCAGGGATGAAGATAAAGCGAATGACGCCGGTGGCCCATGATGAGCTCATGGCGCTATGTCAGGCGCTGCCTCATGCCGCAATTCTGGGGTTCGGTTTGGCGTTGGCAAGGTCTTCACTTGATCTGGAGAGCGCTCTTGAAGTGATGCCACCACCGATGCGGACAATGATGGCGTTGCTGTCCCGGGTTCTGGTCAATCCACCTGAAGTCTATTGGGACATACAACTAGAAAATGACCAGGCCAACCGCCAGCGCGCCGCGCTGGCGGAAGGGATGGAACGCTTGATGAGTAATGTCTCTAATCAGAATTTTGACGAGTTCAGACGTGACTTACAGGGCGTTTCAGATGCTTTGGGTAGTCGTTTGAACCCGGGGGCCGTTGATTGTCAGCACGTTTTTTCATTACTGAACTGA
- a CDS encoding carboxymuconolactone decarboxylase family protein: protein MTKKKAHNTYQRLEQQYPDYLAAVEALGTAVRHTGPLEEIVVQLIQLGAAAAIRSEGAVHSHTRRALEAGATPEQIRHTLIALTSTIGFPTVVAAISWADDVIET from the coding sequence ATGACAAAGAAGAAAGCGCACAACACCTACCAACGTCTCGAACAGCAATACCCGGATTACCTGGCCGCCGTGGAGGCCTTGGGTACGGCGGTGCGTCATACCGGCCCCCTGGAAGAGATCGTTGTCCAGCTGATCCAGCTCGGTGCCGCGGCGGCCATCCGCTCTGAGGGCGCAGTGCACAGTCATACCCGACGGGCACTGGAGGCGGGCGCCACGCCAGAGCAGATCCGTCACACGCTGATCGCCCTGACCAGCACGATCGGTTTTCCTACCGTCGTTGCGGCCATCAGTTGGGCGGACGATGTGATTGAGACGTGA
- a CDS encoding HemK/PrmC family methyltransferase, which yields MSLTDREYLAISQARAMLQASGVWDLEADLSCLIDRYIQRLDKSRALDEFMLAVKERCNRIPLGHIVGMVEFDEMPLVVGSGVFIPRPHSQIIHKWLETSAALRPGASVLDLCAGSGAIGLAIARRRPDLKVTCVEFDEIAMQYLKRNIDRLACKGGQVNHLQADIRDKQAFTRFTDQVGLIVANPPYVPQSQELLPEWSDHHPRESVYSGVDGLELIRQIISLANQLLSREGWLVIEHGEDQARAVRELFKQSQLTNTQTVIDKEASDASGSSVMTIGCKSY from the coding sequence ATGAGTCTTACGGATCGTGAGTATCTTGCTATTAGTCAAGCGCGGGCCATGTTGCAAGCGTCTGGTGTTTGGGACTTGGAAGCTGATTTGAGTTGTCTAATAGATCGCTATATCCAACGGTTGGATAAAAGCCGTGCGCTCGATGAATTTATGTTAGCGGTTAAAGAGCGCTGTAACCGAATTCCTCTCGGGCATATTGTTGGCATGGTGGAGTTTGACGAAATGCCGCTGGTGGTCGGTAGCGGCGTGTTTATCCCCCGTCCTCACAGCCAAATCATTCACAAGTGGCTGGAGACCAGTGCTGCGCTGCGACCGGGAGCAAGTGTTCTCGATTTGTGTGCCGGAAGCGGCGCGATTGGCTTGGCGATCGCACGGCGCAGACCGGATCTGAAAGTGACATGTGTGGAGTTTGATGAGATAGCGATGCAGTACCTCAAACGCAACATTGATCGACTGGCCTGCAAGGGGGGGCAGGTCAATCACTTGCAGGCTGACATTCGCGACAAACAGGCATTTACGCGATTCACAGACCAGGTCGGTTTGATTGTCGCTAATCCTCCGTACGTCCCACAGTCCCAAGAGTTGTTGCCTGAGTGGAGCGATCACCATCCACGGGAATCGGTCTATTCCGGGGTCGATGGGCTTGAACTGATACGGCAAATCATCTCGCTCGCGAACCAGTTACTTAGTCGTGAAGGTTGGCTAGTCATTGAACATGGCGAGGATCAGGCCAGAGCTGTGCGTGAACTGTTCAAACAGAGTCAGCTGACAAATACGCAAACTGTAATCGATAAGGAAGCGTCTGACGCCTCAGGCAGCTCAGTAATGACCATCGGATGCAAATCATATTGA
- a CDS encoding chorismate mutase, with amino-acid sequence MKQQGQLSQTGTSNILQPQRERLDSINLQVVDLLSERMKVCMDIAELKAVHGIAMMQPGRISYVLDMIKTRSEAVGLRPEYTESIFKLIIEETCIQEDVLINQCLAMGRPS; translated from the coding sequence ATGAAACAACAGGGACAGTTGTCACAGACAGGCACGTCTAACATTTTGCAGCCGCAGCGGGAGCGGCTTGATTCGATAAATTTGCAAGTCGTCGACCTGCTTTCTGAGCGAATGAAAGTGTGCATGGACATTGCCGAACTCAAAGCCGTCCATGGCATTGCGATGATGCAACCCGGACGAATTTCCTACGTGCTCGATATGATCAAGACTAGATCGGAAGCGGTAGGATTGAGGCCGGAATACACCGAGTCGATATTCAAACTGATTATAGAAGAGACGTGTATTCAGGAAGACGTCCTGATCAATCAGTGTTTGGCCATGGGGCGACCCTCATGA